The proteins below come from a single Chryseobacterium sp. MA9 genomic window:
- the lpxA gene encoding acyl-ACP--UDP-N-acetylglucosamine O-acyltransferase encodes MIHQLAAVDKRAKISKNVIVEPFTTIAGDVEIGEGTWIGPNVTIMDGARIGKNCRIFPGTVISAIPQDLKFDGEDTQVIIGDDTTIRECVTVNRGTKALGYTKIGASCLIMATSHIAHDCVIGDHVIIVNGCGIAGHVEIGDYTVMGGLSAVHQFGKIGKHVMISGGTLVRKDIPPYVKVAREPMSYAGINSVGLRRRGFTNEKIFEIQKIYRAIFQMKMNVSQAISHIEKEMLPTAERDEILQFIQNSPRGIVKGYGTGKERD; translated from the coding sequence ATGATTCATCAATTAGCAGCCGTAGATAAACGCGCGAAAATCAGCAAAAATGTAATCGTAGAACCATTTACTACCATTGCAGGGGACGTAGAAATTGGAGAAGGAACCTGGATTGGTCCTAACGTTACCATTATGGATGGTGCAAGAATAGGAAAAAACTGTAGGATTTTTCCCGGGACTGTAATCTCTGCAATTCCTCAGGATCTGAAATTTGATGGTGAAGATACTCAGGTAATTATCGGTGATGATACAACAATCAGAGAGTGTGTTACAGTAAACAGAGGTACAAAGGCTCTAGGATATACTAAAATAGGAGCGAGCTGTCTTATTATGGCTACTTCGCACATTGCCCATGATTGCGTTATCGGAGATCACGTTATCATCGTAAACGGTTGTGGTATTGCAGGACATGTGGAGATTGGAGATTATACGGTAATGGGAGGTTTATCAGCGGTTCACCAATTTGGTAAAATCGGAAAACACGTCATGATTTCCGGTGGTACTTTGGTAAGAAAAGATATTCCGCCTTACGTAAAGGTAGCAAGAGAGCCTATGTCTTATGCAGGTATCAATTCTGTTGGATTAAGAAGAAGAGGATTTACAAATGAGAAAATCTTTGAAATTCAGAAAATTTACAGAGCAATCTTCCAGATGAAGATGAACGTTTCTCAGGCTATTTCCCATATTGAAAAAGAAATGCTTCCAACGGCTGAAAGAGATGAAATCTTACAGTTTATTCAAAACTCGCCTAGAGGTATCGTAAAAGGATATGGTACCGGAAAGGAAAGAGATTAA
- a CDS encoding bifunctional UDP-3-O-[3-hydroxymyristoyl] N-acetylglucosamine deacetylase/3-hydroxyacyl-ACP dehydratase, whose product MSDMQKTLQQEVTLSGIGLHTGEVKLTIKPAKENTGFVFVRTDLEGHPQVEADVNYVVATERGTTLEKLGVKITTCEHLLAALVGCDIDNAILEMDASEPPIMDGSSKYFVEAIESVGVAEQGVAREYLVVKEVLTYSDPATGSEITIIPSDTYEVTTMVDFGTKVLGTQNATLKNISEFKDEISSARTFSFLHELEMLLDHGLIKGGDISNAIVYVDKDLTPETTEKLKKAFGKDNVSIRPNGILDNLNLNYPNEAARHKLLDVIGDLALAGVKIKGKVIANKPGHFVNTQFAKKLNRQWKLQKKKNVPDFDLTKEPVFDINGIMKLMPHRPPFLLIDKVLELSDSHVVGLKNVTMNEPFFVGHFPKEPVMPGVLQVEALAQTGGILVLASVPDPENYSTYFIKIDKVKFKRKVIPGDTLIFKIELIEPIRRGIVHMQGYGYVGDTVAVEAELMAQVAKNKVD is encoded by the coding sequence ATGAGTGATATGCAAAAAACACTTCAGCAAGAGGTAACTCTTTCTGGAATTGGTCTTCACACTGGAGAAGTAAAACTTACCATTAAACCTGCTAAAGAAAATACAGGTTTTGTATTTGTAAGAACAGACTTGGAGGGACATCCTCAGGTAGAAGCAGATGTAAATTATGTTGTAGCAACAGAAAGAGGAACTACATTAGAAAAGTTAGGGGTAAAAATTACCACATGCGAACACCTTTTAGCAGCTCTTGTGGGGTGTGATATTGATAACGCAATCTTAGAAATGGATGCCTCTGAACCACCTATTATGGATGGATCTTCTAAATACTTTGTTGAAGCTATTGAAAGCGTTGGTGTTGCAGAACAGGGCGTAGCGAGAGAATATCTGGTTGTAAAAGAAGTTCTTACTTACAGTGACCCGGCAACAGGTTCGGAAATCACAATTATTCCTTCAGATACTTACGAAGTAACAACAATGGTAGATTTTGGGACTAAAGTATTAGGTACTCAGAACGCCACTCTTAAAAATATTTCAGAATTTAAAGACGAAATCTCATCAGCAAGAACATTCAGTTTCCTGCATGAATTGGAAATGCTTCTGGATCATGGTTTGATCAAAGGTGGAGATATTTCCAATGCCATTGTATATGTAGATAAAGATCTTACCCCTGAAACTACAGAAAAATTAAAGAAAGCCTTTGGAAAAGACAATGTATCTATCAGACCAAACGGTATTCTTGACAATCTTAATTTAAACTATCCTAACGAAGCCGCAAGACACAAATTATTAGATGTAATTGGTGACCTGGCTTTGGCAGGAGTAAAAATAAAAGGTAAAGTTATTGCCAACAAACCGGGACACTTTGTGAATACTCAGTTTGCGAAAAAACTAAACCGCCAGTGGAAATTGCAGAAAAAGAAAAACGTTCCGGATTTTGACCTGACAAAAGAACCAGTATTCGATATCAACGGAATAATGAAGCTTATGCCTCACAGACCTCCGTTCTTATTGATTGATAAAGTTCTTGAACTTTCAGACTCTCACGTAGTAGGTTTGAAAAACGTGACAATGAATGAACCTTTCTTCGTTGGACACTTCCCTAAAGAACCAGTAATGCCTGGAGTGCTTCAGGTAGAAGCATTAGCACAGACAGGAGGTATCCTGGTACTGGCCAGCGTTCCGGATCCTGAAAACTATTCTACTTATTTCATCAAAATTGATAAGGTGAAATTCAAGAGAAAAGTAATTCCTGGAGATACGCTTATATTTAAAATTGAATTGATAGAGCCTATCAGAAGAGGAATTGTTCATATGCAGGGGTATGGATACGTAGGAGATACAGTAGCAGTAGAAGCAGAGCTTATGGCTCAAGTTGCAAAAAATAAAGTTGATTAA
- a CDS encoding bifunctional response regulator/alkaline phosphatase family protein, with protein MSEKILWIDDEIDLLKPHIVFLEKKGYQVTPVNNVNEALELMDSEKFALTLIDENMPGISGLEAIPMIKEKDNSLKIVMVTKSEEEHIMEEAIGSQIADYILKPVNPNQILLSLKKNLQEDNLVEQKTILQYQQEFRNLSMELSYLRTYQEWAEYYKKILSWEIKFDKVADNEFADLLQSQKEEANIQFAKFIEKNYTDWLVDSDKPLMSHTLFKEKVKPEVEKEKVLLLMVDNLRYDQWKVIEPLFTKYYNKISEDYYYSILPTATQYARNSFFAGLMPSEIEKRFPDKWFNDNEEGNKNEFERDFLEDQMKRIGLGSKSMKYLKVLNADFERKIYDDFNQHKNNDLLVIVYNFIDILSHAKTDNHIVDQLIRDDKTFRSLTFNWFENSSLLKIIKTAAENGYKLVITTDHGTVYVKKPSKVVGDRETSTNIRYKTGKSLTYDDSDVWAITNPEKLFLPKGNLSSKYIFAKNNIFLAYPKNYNHFVNYYKETYQHGGISLEECIIPISILEPK; from the coding sequence ATGTCAGAAAAGATATTATGGATCGATGATGAAATAGATTTACTTAAACCTCATATTGTATTTTTAGAAAAAAAGGGTTACCAGGTAACCCCTGTAAATAATGTGAATGAGGCTTTGGAACTTATGGATTCAGAGAAATTTGCTTTAACATTAATTGATGAAAATATGCCGGGTATTTCCGGACTTGAAGCCATTCCTATGATTAAGGAAAAAGATAACTCCTTAAAGATTGTGATGGTTACAAAAAGCGAAGAAGAACACATTATGGAAGAGGCTATCGGATCTCAGATTGCCGATTATATATTGAAGCCTGTAAATCCTAACCAGATATTACTTTCCTTAAAGAAAAACCTTCAGGAGGACAATCTTGTTGAGCAAAAAACTATTTTGCAGTACCAGCAGGAATTCAGAAACCTCTCTATGGAACTTTCATACCTGAGAACCTATCAGGAATGGGCAGAATATTATAAAAAAATCCTTAGCTGGGAGATCAAATTTGATAAGGTAGCAGATAATGAATTTGCAGATCTTCTGCAATCTCAGAAAGAAGAAGCCAATATTCAGTTTGCCAAGTTTATTGAAAAAAATTACACGGACTGGCTGGTTGATTCTGACAAACCTCTAATGAGCCACACACTTTTCAAAGAAAAAGTAAAACCTGAAGTTGAAAAAGAAAAAGTTCTTTTGCTAATGGTAGACAATCTTCGTTACGACCAGTGGAAAGTGATTGAACCCTTATTTACAAAATATTACAATAAAATTTCGGAAGATTATTACTACAGTATCCTTCCTACCGCTACTCAGTATGCAAGAAACTCTTTCTTTGCGGGATTAATGCCGTCTGAAATTGAAAAACGTTTCCCGGATAAATGGTTTAATGATAATGAAGAAGGAAACAAAAATGAATTTGAGCGTGACTTCCTGGAAGATCAAATGAAGAGAATAGGCTTGGGCTCAAAATCTATGAAGTATCTTAAGGTATTGAATGCCGATTTTGAAAGGAAGATCTATGATGACTTCAACCAGCATAAAAATAATGATCTGCTGGTCATCGTATACAACTTCATTGATATTCTTTCCCACGCGAAAACAGACAACCACATCGTAGATCAGCTGATCCGTGATGATAAGACCTTCCGCTCTCTTACCTTCAACTGGTTTGAAAACTCTTCTTTGCTGAAGATTATAAAAACAGCGGCCGAAAACGGCTATAAACTGGTCATCACTACGGACCACGGAACGGTATATGTTAAAAAGCCAAGTAAAGTGGTAGGAGACAGAGAAACTTCTACTAATATCAGATATAAAACAGGTAAAAGTTTAACGTATGACGACAGTGATGTATGGGCGATTACCAATCCTGAAAAACTTTTCCTTCCAAAAGGAAACTTAAGCTCGAAATATATTTTTGCTAAAAACAATATATTCCTTGCTTATCCTAAAAATTACAATCATTTCGTTAATTACTATAAAGAAACCTACCAGCATGGAGGAATTTCACTGGAAGAGTGTATTATTCCTATCAGCATTTTAGAACCCAAGTAG
- a CDS encoding YciI family protein produces the protein MFIISLTYKSSIENVERFIPQHNIFLNKHYESGQFIASGRKEPRTGGIIIANAESKSEIEQIISEDPFYIHQIADYDITEFLPSKYNENFKLFIED, from the coding sequence ATGTTTATTATTTCGCTTACCTACAAGAGTTCTATTGAAAATGTAGAACGCTTTATTCCCCAACATAATATTTTCCTTAATAAGCATTATGAATCCGGACAGTTTATTGCTTCGGGAAGAAAAGAACCCAGAACGGGAGGTATCATCATAGCCAATGCAGAATCTAAAAGTGAAATTGAACAGATCATTTCTGAAGATCCTTTTTATATTCATCAGATAGCAGATTATGACATCACGGAATTTCTCCCTTCAAAATACAATGAAAATTTTAAACTTTTTATAGAAGACTAA
- a CDS encoding exodeoxyribonuclease III produces the protein MKLITYNVNGIRAAFTKDFLGWLKTADPDIICIQESKAGNDQIDIESLEKLGYHSYWHSAVRKGYSGVGIASKIKPNHVEYGCGIESYDNEGRIIRADFDGFSAISVYVPSASNIERLDFKMQFCHDFLEYIKNLKKEIPNLIISGDFNICHEEIDIHNPVGLKNVSGFLPMEREWMTNFINECELIDSFRFFNNDPDNYTWWSYRQNSRARNKGWRLDYNFTSYSLKDKLSRAVILKEAVHSDHCPALLELDV, from the coding sequence ATGAAATTAATCACATACAACGTCAATGGAATCAGAGCTGCTTTTACAAAAGATTTTCTGGGCTGGCTAAAGACTGCTGATCCGGATATCATCTGTATTCAGGAGAGTAAGGCCGGAAACGATCAGATAGACATCGAAAGTCTTGAAAAATTAGGTTATCACAGTTATTGGCACTCAGCAGTAAGAAAAGGCTATAGCGGGGTCGGAATTGCCTCAAAAATCAAACCCAATCATGTAGAGTACGGATGCGGTATTGAAAGCTATGATAATGAGGGTAGAATCATCCGTGCAGATTTTGATGGCTTTTCAGCTATTTCTGTATACGTTCCTTCTGCGTCTAATATTGAGAGACTGGATTTTAAAATGCAGTTCTGCCATGATTTCCTGGAGTATATCAAAAATTTAAAGAAAGAAATTCCCAATCTGATTATATCCGGTGATTTTAATATTTGCCATGAAGAGATTGATATTCACAATCCTGTTGGTTTAAAGAATGTTTCCGGGTTTCTTCCCATGGAAAGGGAATGGATGACCAACTTCATCAACGAATGTGAACTGATAGACAGTTTCAGGTTTTTTAATAATGATCCGGACAATTATACATGGTGGAGCTACAGACAAAATTCCAGAGCCAGAAACAAAGGATGGAGACTGGATTACAACTTCACCTCTTACAGTTTAAAGGATAAGCTCTCCAGAGCAGTTATTTTAAAAGAAGCAGTACATTCTGACCATTGTCCTGCTTTATTGGAATTGGATGTATAG
- the efp gene encoding elongation factor P, producing MATSNDIRKGLCIEYSNDIFKVIEFLHVKPGKGPAFVRTKLKSVTNGKVIDNTFSAGHKIDEVKVITRKFQYLYDDENGFHFMNNDDFSQLYINKEMIENAQFMKAGEEVTIILKEADETPLSAELPQSVYLDVIEADPGVKGNTATNALKNAIVETGARVMVPLFIEPGDRIKVSTEDGSYLERVK from the coding sequence ATGGCAACAAGTAACGATATCAGAAAAGGTCTTTGCATTGAATATAGCAATGATATTTTTAAAGTAATCGAATTCCTTCACGTAAAACCAGGAAAAGGACCTGCTTTCGTAAGAACAAAATTAAAGTCAGTGACTAACGGTAAAGTAATAGATAATACTTTCTCTGCAGGACACAAAATTGATGAAGTAAAAGTAATCACTAGAAAGTTCCAGTATCTGTATGATGATGAGAACGGATTCCACTTCATGAACAATGATGACTTCTCTCAATTATACATCAATAAAGAAATGATTGAAAACGCCCAGTTCATGAAAGCTGGTGAAGAAGTAACAATCATTTTGAAAGAAGCTGATGAAACTCCACTTTCTGCTGAACTTCCACAGTCAGTATATCTGGATGTTATTGAAGCTGATCCGGGTGTAAAAGGAAACACGGCAACTAACGCTCTTAAAAACGCAATCGTTGAAACAGGAGCAAGAGTAATGGTGCCTTTGTTCATTGAACCGGGAGACAGAATTAAAGTAAGCACTGAAGACGGCAGCTACTTAGAAAGAGTG
- a CDS encoding HD domain-containing protein, giving the protein MQNKLKIINDPVHGFIKIPHEILFDIIEHPYFQRLRRIGQTGLLNLIFPGATHTRFHHALGAMHLMFTALETLKQKGVRISEEEEKGAMLAILMHDIGHGPFSHALESMLMDDWHHENLSLLLMNKLNEEFDGQLSMAIEMFRGKYHRKFFNQLISSQLDVDRLDYLKRDSFFTGVSEGNINTQRIISMMNVCEEGELVIDAKGIYSIENFLTARMFMYWQVYYHKTSALAEFLLVKILERAKYLISQGTELPAAENLKYFLYREKSAATDEDIERFTSLDDNDVIQAMKEWQNTDDFVLSYWCKCVIQRNLPKTIISSHQFGKEIIDEKVKNTNEFFKINNGKELVHEIKRKLLPYHAEKQPIYLLHKNGKRTRLHESEDQLLSGLIVNKTTRYILMFPRDISGLDS; this is encoded by the coding sequence ATGCAGAATAAGCTAAAAATCATCAACGATCCTGTTCATGGATTCATCAAGATTCCCCACGAAATTTTATTTGATATCATTGAGCATCCTTACTTTCAGAGATTAAGAAGAATCGGGCAGACCGGACTTCTGAACCTGATATTTCCGGGAGCCACTCATACAAGATTTCATCATGCTTTGGGAGCAATGCATCTGATGTTTACTGCATTGGAAACACTAAAGCAGAAAGGGGTGAGAATTTCTGAAGAAGAGGAAAAAGGAGCGATGCTGGCTATTCTGATGCATGATATTGGTCATGGTCCGTTTTCTCATGCACTGGAAAGTATGCTGATGGATGACTGGCATCATGAAAATCTTTCTTTACTCCTAATGAATAAGCTAAATGAGGAGTTTGATGGCCAGTTATCTATGGCTATCGAAATGTTTCGGGGGAAATATCATAGAAAATTTTTCAACCAATTGATCTCTTCCCAGCTGGATGTTGACCGATTGGATTATCTGAAAAGAGATAGCTTTTTTACCGGTGTGTCGGAAGGAAATATTAATACCCAGAGAATTATTTCTATGATGAATGTCTGTGAAGAAGGTGAACTGGTGATTGATGCAAAAGGAATTTATTCCATTGAAAATTTTCTGACAGCCAGAATGTTTATGTACTGGCAGGTGTATTACCATAAAACTTCAGCATTGGCAGAATTTCTTTTGGTTAAGATCCTTGAAAGAGCAAAATATCTGATTTCCCAGGGAACAGAGCTTCCTGCAGCAGAAAATCTGAAATATTTTTTATACCGCGAAAAGAGTGCCGCAACGGATGAAGATATAGAGAGATTTACGAGTCTTGATGATAATGATGTGATCCAGGCGATGAAAGAGTGGCAGAATACGGATGATTTTGTGTTGTCATATTGGTGTAAATGTGTAATTCAGAGAAATTTACCTAAAACAATTATTTCATCACACCAATTTGGAAAGGAAATAATTGATGAAAAAGTAAAAAATACCAATGAATTTTTCAAAATCAACAATGGAAAAGAATTGGTTCATGAAATAAAAAGAAAACTTTTACCCTATCATGCGGAGAAGCAGCCAATCTATTTACTGCATAAAAATGGTAAGAGAACGAGGCTTCATGAGTCGGAAGATCAGCTTTTATCAGGATTAATTGTAAATAAGACGACCCGCTATATCCTTATGTTTCCAAGAGATATCTCCGGGCTAGACTCTTAA
- the lpxD gene encoding UDP-3-O-(3-hydroxymyristoyl)glucosamine N-acyltransferase, with the protein MEFTASQIASFIDGKIIGDENALITGVSPIENGESGHLSFIAQDRFSHFLDTSRCSVIIISEKLLEKNNYNPTLIVVKDAYLSFQILMNLYQEMQGRKEGIENGSSIHDTAVIGDKAYIGAFTYVSEKAKIGEGAQIYPHVYIGKGVKIGKNCKIDSGARIYDYCIIGDNCVIHSNTVIGGDGFGFQPTAEGFKKIPQLGNVIIEDDVEIGSNCSIDRATIGSTIIGKGTKIDNLIQIAHNVKIGQNNVIAAQAGIAGSTTIGDWNQIGGQVGVVGHIKIGNQVKIQAQSGVNSSVNDRETLYGSPAISYNDYLRSYVHFRNLPGIVNRINNLENNSKDNTNE; encoded by the coding sequence ATGGAATTTACAGCTTCGCAAATTGCAAGTTTTATTGACGGAAAAATAATAGGTGACGAGAATGCACTTATTACAGGGGTTTCACCAATTGAAAATGGGGAATCAGGACATCTTTCTTTTATAGCACAAGATAGATTTTCTCATTTCTTGGATACCTCACGATGCTCTGTTATCATCATTTCGGAAAAACTTCTGGAGAAAAATAATTATAACCCTACCTTAATTGTTGTAAAAGATGCCTATCTTTCTTTTCAGATTCTGATGAATTTATATCAGGAAATGCAGGGAAGAAAAGAAGGTATAGAAAATGGTTCTTCCATTCATGATACAGCCGTTATAGGAGATAAAGCCTATATCGGAGCATTTACTTATGTTTCTGAGAAAGCTAAAATCGGGGAAGGGGCACAGATTTATCCACATGTATATATAGGAAAAGGAGTGAAAATTGGTAAAAACTGCAAGATAGACAGTGGAGCCAGAATTTACGACTACTGTATTATTGGGGATAACTGTGTGATTCATTCCAATACGGTAATTGGAGGTGACGGTTTTGGTTTCCAGCCAACAGCCGAAGGTTTCAAAAAGATACCGCAGCTTGGAAATGTAATTATTGAAGACGATGTTGAGATTGGCTCAAACTGTAGTATTGACAGAGCAACAATAGGCTCTACCATTATAGGAAAAGGAACCAAAATTGATAACCTGATTCAGATTGCCCATAATGTGAAAATAGGTCAGAACAATGTAATTGCAGCACAAGCGGGAATTGCAGGTTCTACTACAATTGGCGACTGGAACCAGATTGGAGGGCAGGTAGGAGTCGTAGGACATATCAAAATAGGAAATCAGGTGAAGATTCAGGCTCAGAGTGGTGTGAATTCCAGTGTTAATGACAGAGAAACATTGTATGGCTCACCTGCCATCAGTTATAATGACTATTTGAGGAGTTATGTTCATTTCAGGAATCTGCCTGGAATAGTAAATAGAATAAATAATCTTGAGAATAACTCAAAAGATAATACTAATGAGTGA
- a CDS encoding septal ring lytic transglycosylase RlpA family protein codes for MMKRFILVIIMMISTLGIYSFTSNALDAKKTSYASYYHDKFNGRKTASGEIFDNSKFTAANRTLPFGTNVKVTNLKNGKEVIVRINDRGPYHSSRSLDMSKAAFDEIGDISHGTIPVEYEIVD; via the coding sequence ATGATGAAAAGATTCATTCTCGTAATCATAATGATGATTTCAACCTTAGGTATTTATTCTTTTACGAGTAATGCCTTAGATGCGAAAAAAACAAGTTATGCATCGTACTACCACGATAAATTTAACGGTAGAAAAACTGCTAGCGGAGAAATCTTTGATAACTCAAAGTTTACTGCAGCAAACAGAACGCTTCCATTTGGAACAAACGTTAAGGTTACTAACCTTAAAAATGGTAAAGAGGTAATAGTGAGAATTAATGACAGAGGGCCTTACCATTCATCAAGATCTTTAGACATGTCTAAAGCTGCGTTCGATGAGATCGGAGATATCAGTCATGGTACAATTCCGGTCGAATATGAAATTGTCGATTAA
- a CDS encoding S41 family peptidase, with protein sequence MRKYSLFLLLLLSLNFSAQIITENQKLESLCRIWGFLKYYHPHVAKGNLNWDKQLFQKIDELDSINDKQALNNFYSDWIASLGEVAPCKKCSVKEDKVYFLKNFDLSWIDNRQIFSRGLSQKLHYIENNRNLGDNHYFGKGGRKIYFRNEKSYSSKFTSKTISLLELFRYWNYVEYFFPYKYETDQNWNDVLTEMIPKFLMIDHDESYHLTLAELVTKTDDSHAYLSSKEIQHHQYGNRRVPAEYSYAEGKLVITKINATRFEDKSPLQVGDVIYDIEGKTIPQIVNSFGKYIPASNSWGKFNKAKSKLLFSNSDSISVKIEREGQNLEIKTKTYFAKDIIQEKITTPQKWKFIDYEKKIGYVNMGIIEKKDLNEMYNSLQSAKSIIFDLRNYPKQTIEPLSYLLLPESSVYYQFTFPDTSYPGKFYSRKSSIGRKNPGYYKGNVIVLIDENTQSQAETTTMMFKQHPNAKIFGSNTSGANGDIIMFKIADLDTRFTGLGAYYPDGRETQRIGITPDILIKPTVKGLKNGKDEVLEMALEYIKNTD encoded by the coding sequence ATGAGAAAGTATTCTCTTTTCCTTTTATTACTTTTAAGTTTAAATTTTTCTGCACAAATTATAACTGAAAACCAAAAACTGGAATCCCTCTGCAGAATATGGGGATTTTTAAAATATTACCATCCACATGTAGCAAAAGGAAACCTGAACTGGGATAAACAACTTTTTCAAAAGATTGATGAACTTGACTCTATTAATGATAAGCAGGCGTTAAATAATTTTTATTCTGACTGGATCGCAAGTCTCGGAGAAGTTGCACCCTGCAAAAAATGCTCAGTAAAGGAAGATAAAGTATATTTTCTTAAGAATTTTGATCTGAGCTGGATAGACAATCGTCAAATTTTCTCCAGAGGCCTGTCTCAAAAACTTCATTATATTGAAAATAACCGGAATCTTGGAGATAATCATTATTTCGGAAAAGGCGGAAGGAAAATATATTTCAGAAATGAAAAGTCCTACAGTTCAAAATTCACTTCCAAGACCATCAGCTTATTGGAGCTCTTCAGGTACTGGAATTATGTAGAGTATTTTTTTCCTTATAAATATGAAACAGATCAGAACTGGAACGATGTTCTTACAGAAATGATTCCCAAATTCCTTATGATTGATCATGATGAAAGTTATCATTTAACTTTGGCGGAACTGGTTACCAAAACAGATGACTCCCATGCCTATCTTTCATCAAAGGAAATTCAGCATCACCAATATGGAAACCGAAGAGTGCCAGCAGAGTATTCTTATGCAGAAGGAAAACTTGTGATTACAAAAATTAATGCTACAAGATTCGAGGATAAAAGTCCGCTTCAGGTAGGAGATGTTATTTATGATATTGAAGGTAAAACGATTCCGCAAATAGTCAACAGCTTTGGAAAATATATTCCAGCCTCCAATTCCTGGGGTAAATTCAACAAAGCAAAAAGCAAACTTCTGTTCAGCAACAGCGATTCTATTTCTGTAAAAATTGAAAGAGAAGGCCAAAATCTGGAAATAAAAACCAAAACTTATTTTGCCAAAGATATTATTCAGGAAAAAATAACGACTCCCCAAAAATGGAAATTCATCGATTATGAAAAGAAAATCGGCTATGTCAATATGGGAATTATAGAGAAGAAAGATCTGAATGAAATGTACAACAGTTTACAATCTGCAAAGTCTATTATCTTTGATCTTAGAAATTATCCTAAGCAAACCATAGAACCTTTAAGTTATCTTCTGCTTCCGGAGTCTTCAGTTTATTATCAGTTTACCTTCCCGGACACCAGCTATCCCGGAAAATTTTACAGCAGGAAAAGTAGTATTGGCAGGAAGAATCCCGGATACTATAAAGGGAATGTAATCGTTTTAATAGATGAGAATACTCAAAGCCAGGCAGAGACAACCACAATGATGTTCAAGCAGCATCCGAATGCTAAAATCTTCGGAAGCAATACTTCGGGAGCCAACGGAGATATTATTATGTTTAAAATTGCAGATCTTGATACCCGGTTTACAGGACTTGGAGCTTATTATCCCGACGGAAGGGAAACACAAAGAATAGGCATCACTCCTGACATTCTTATAAAACCGACTGTGAAAGGCCTTAAAAACGGAAAAGATGAAGTTCTGGAAATGGCTTTGGAGTATATAAAAAACACTGATTGA